The following proteins are co-located in the Vibrio astriarenae genome:
- a CDS encoding globin — MSYGESFRASYDRCNIDEDFLTFFLQHFCSTNPRFAERFCGVDSEQQTKMLKASIILVQNAAENPYIRNNVKSLAKRHKEMNLNIKPEELVAWRESLLATVANFDPLFDDDIDQAWRATLELGIEIMSKHAID; from the coding sequence ATTCCGAGCAAGCTATGACCGATGTAACATCGACGAGGACTTCCTCACCTTTTTTCTTCAACACTTCTGTTCAACCAACCCAAGGTTCGCTGAACGCTTCTGTGGTGTAGACAGCGAGCAACAAACAAAAATGCTCAAAGCATCAATTATCCTTGTGCAAAACGCCGCTGAAAATCCGTACATACGGAACAACGTAAAAAGCCTAGCCAAGCGTCACAAGGAGATGAACTTAAACATCAAACCAGAAGAGCTTGTGGCGTGGCGAGAGAGTCTATTAGCAACAGTCGCAAACTTTGATCCTCTTTTTGATGATGATATCGACCAGGCCTGGCGCGCAACGTTGGAACTGGGGATAGAGATAATGAGTAAGCACGCTATTGATTGA